In Lycium ferocissimum isolate CSIRO_LF1 chromosome 11, AGI_CSIRO_Lferr_CH_V1, whole genome shotgun sequence, a single genomic region encodes these proteins:
- the LOC132036446 gene encoding protein translation factor SUI1 homolog 2 — MVDTDVQIPSAFDPFAEAKDSGAPGAKEYVHIRIQQRNGKKSLTTVQGLRKEYSYEKILKDLKKEFCCNGNVVQDKELGKVIQLQGDQRKNVSHFLVTKGVAKKDQIKIHGF; from the coding sequence ATGGTTGATACCGACGTCCAGATTCCATCTGCTTTCGATCCATTTGCTGAGGCTAAGGACTCAGGTGCACCTGGAGCAAAAGAGTATGTTCATATTCGCATACAACAAAGGAATGGAAAGAAAAGTTTGACAACAGTTCAAGGTTTGAGGAAAGAATACAGCTACGAAAAAATCCTCAAAGACctgaaaaaagagttttgttgcAACGGTAATGTTGTGCAGGATAAGGAGCTTGGCAAAGTGATACAACTTCAAGGAGATCAAAGGAAGAATGTTTCTCATTTCCTTGTGACTAAAGGTGTTGCCAAAAAGGATCAGATCAAGATTCATGGTTTCTAA
- the LOC132036445 gene encoding calcium-dependent protein kinase 2-like encodes MGICVSKSKPEQSNANNGHYGSGGVHNNGPHRAEIQYTKSPGPESQLPVRPAPSPKPAVRYDTILGKPYEDVKIHYTLGKELGRGQFGVTYLCTEISTGQQYACKSISKKKLVTKADKDDMRREIKIMQHLSGQPNIVEFKGAYEDKGSVYLVMELCGGGELFDRIIAKGHYSERAAATMCRAIVNVVHVCNFMGVLHRDLKPENFLLSDKSENAALKITDFGLSVFIQEGKLHKDIVGSAYYVAPEVLRRSYGKEIDVWSAGVMLYILLSGVPPFWAETEKGIFDAILKGHIDFESEPWPSVSSSAKDLVQKMLTKDPKKRITAAQVLEHPWLKEGGVASDKPLEGAVLSRMKQFRAMNKLKKLALKVIAENLSAEEIHGLKAMFDNIDTDNSGTITYEELKSGLAKLGSKLTEAEVKQLMEAADVDGNGSIDYTEFITATMHKHRLERDENLYTAFQYFDKDGSGFITRDELETAMQEHGIGDPSCIREIISEVDTDNDGRINYEEFCTMMRSGAKQPAKLF; translated from the exons ATGGGTATTTGTGTAAGCAAAAGTAAACCTGAACAGTCCAATGCTAACAATGGACACTATGGATCAGGTGGAGTTCACAACAATGGACCCCACAGAGCTGAAATTCAGTACACAAAATCTCCAGGCCCTGAATCTCAATTACCTGTAAGGCCAGCACCAAGTCCAAAACCAGCTGTTAGGTATGATACAATTCTTGGTAAACCTTATGAAGATGTTAAGATTCACTATACACTTGGTAAAGAATTGGGTAGGGGTCAATTTGGTGTTACATATCTTTGTACTGAAATATCAACTGGTCAACAATATGCTTGTAAATCGATATCGAAAAAGAAACTTGTTACTAAAGCTGATAAGGATGATATGAGGAGGGAAATTAAGATTATGCAACATTTAAGCGGACAGCCTAATATTGTTGAATTTAAAGGTGCTTATGAGGATAAAGGTTCTGTTTATCTTGTGATGGAGTTGTGTGGAGGTGGAGAGCTATTCGATCGGATTATAGCTAAGGGGCATTATAGTGAAAGAGCTGCTGCAACAATGTGTAGGGCTATTGTTAATGTTGTGCACGTTTGTAATTTTATGGGCGTGTTGCATCGCGATCTCAAGCCTGAAAACTTTTTGCTGTCTGATAAGAGCGAAAATGCTGCTCTAAAGATTACTGATTTTGGGCTGTCAGTATTCATTCAAGAAG GTAAGTTGCACAAGGATATAGTTGGGAGTGCTTACTATGTTGCCCCTGAGGTCTTAAGGAGGAGTTATGGCAAAGAAATAGACGTTTGGAGTGCAGGtgttatgctttatatactacTCAGTGGTGTGCCTCCCTTTTGGGCAG AAActgaaaagggtatatttgatgCCATACTTAAAGGGCATATTGACTTTGAAAGCGAGCCTTGGCCCTCTGTATCAAGTAGTGCCAAGGACCTAGTACAGAAGATGCTGACTAAAGACCCAAAGAAACGGATTACAGCTGCACAGGTTCTTG AGCATCCTTGGCTGAAGGAAGGTGGTGTTGCATCAGACAAACCATTAGAAGGTGCTGTCCTTTCAAGAATGAAGCAATTCAGAGCTATGAACAAGCTCAAGAAACTTGCTTTGAAG GTCATTGCAGAGAATCTCTCTGCAGAAGAAATTCACGGGCTCAAAGCAATGTTCGACAACATCGACACTGATAATAGTGGCACTATCACTTACGAAGAACTGAAGAGTGGATTAGCTAAACTTGGGTCAAAGCTCACAGAGGCTGAAGTCAAGCAATTGATGGAAGCT GCGGATGTGGATGGAAATGGCTCAATTGACTACACTGAATTCATCACCGCCACCATGCATAAGCACAGGCTAGAAAGAGATGAAAATCTATATACTGCATTTCAGTATTTCGATAAAGATGGCAGTGG GTTCATTACAAGAGATGAACTCGAGACAGCAATGCAAGAGCATGGAATAGGCGATCCGTCCTGTATAAGGGAAATCATATCTGAAGTGGACACGGACAAT GATGGACGAATTAACTACGAGGAATTCTGTACGATGATGAGAAGTGGAGCCAAACAGCCAGCCAAGCTCTTCTAG